The nucleotide window GAACCTTTATCAAAGATTCTTCCAGTTTAAATGCCTCCTGATGTTCTCCCAAAAAATTAAGCATTAAACAAGCTGATAAAATCATAGCTGCAGGGTTAGCCACACCTTTCCCTGCAATATCAGGGGCAGAACCATGTACTGGTTCAAACAATCCATTATCATCCCCAATATTAGCAGATGGTGCCATTCCCAGACCACCTACCAGTCCAGCACCCTCATCAGATAATATATCACCGAAAAGGTTGGTGGTTACCAGTACCTGGAACTTATATGGATCAGTGACCAGAAACATGGCTGCTGCATCCACATAAAATTCATCAGTCTCAATATCACTGTAATCATTCATCTGGTTGTATTCATTGGCAACTTTCCAGAACGAATCTCTGAATACACCATCAGTTTTCCTAAGGACGTTGGCCTTATGAACTGCAGTTACCCGTTTTTTACCTCTTTTAAGAGCTTCTTTAAATGCTATGTGTGATATGCGCTCTGATGCCTTCCGGGTGATGACTCTTAATGCTGTTGCCCCCTCTTCGGTGTACTCCTCAATTTCAGAGTAAAGACCTTCGCTGTTTTCCCGAATTATTAAGATATCCAGATCATCGTAAACTGCTTTCACCCCAGGGTATGATTTAACCGGTCTTAAATTGGCATATAAACCTAATTTTTTTCTGAGTGCAAGTATGGAACCCGCAGTTTTCTGTTCGGGAACGGAGGTAACTGCTCCGAAAAGAGTTGCATCACTACTTTTCGCCATTTCCACTGTTTCATCCGGCAGATTAGTTCCAGTATCCTTAAAGCAGGCATAACCTGCCCTGGCTTCCTTAAACTCAAATTCCAGATCAGAAGCTTTGAGAATATCCAGGGTAACCCCCATAACCTCCGGACCTATGCCATCTCCTGATATTACTGTTATTGTGTACATTTTATCATCCATATTTTAGTTAATTCCAAGTATTAGTTTATTCCAAGATTAATTTCTTAAATAATAAAAAAATTTAAATCAAAAACAAACCCAGGAATTGCTCTGTTTTAATCAATCCAACTATTTAATCAATCTAATCTTAAGTCTTTCCACAATCAAA belongs to uncultured Methanobacterium sp. and includes:
- a CDS encoding isocitrate/isopropylmalate dehydrogenase family protein, translating into MYTITVISGDGIGPEVMGVTLDILKASDLEFEFKEARAGYACFKDTGTNLPDETVEMAKSSDATLFGAVTSVPEQKTAGSILALRKKLGLYANLRPVKSYPGVKAVYDDLDILIIRENSEGLYSEIEEYTEEGATALRVITRKASERISHIAFKEALKRGKKRVTAVHKANVLRKTDGVFRDSFWKVANEYNQMNDYSDIETDEFYVDAAAMFLVTDPYKFQVLVTTNLFGDILSDEGAGLVGGLGMAPSANIGDDNGLFEPVHGSAPDIAGKGVANPAAMILSACLMLNFLGEHQEAFKLEESLIKVLEQGKYLTPDLGGTSTTEEMARAVREIFEK